A single genomic interval of Fimbriimonadaceae bacterium harbors:
- a CDS encoding ABC transporter ATP-binding protein/permease: MAAPPDSSRANTKKLNRATLKRVIGLFAPYRAKVILTLITVMVGVLMGLLPPLFLKIIIDDGLQKGNLHTVMAFSLWTVLITIVAAGVTVLYGYWSVVIGQNIMCDLRNNLFTHLQSMSLRFFTATRTGDIQTRLISDVQGVQTVVSTTLTDALSNFGIVISALIAMVVLDWRLTLLSVGMVPFFAFIGSLVGEFARKVRKGTQEQTSELNSMMQETLSVSGILLTKTSGRLDMLTRQFDIENRKLAGWQIKMQLLQYLFFGMIRLITSVAPALVYWLAGYLISKGDGTITIGTIVAFTALQTRMFFPITSLLSLQVEIISSVALFDRLFEYLDLKRDVVDRPDARPLAPGEVEGRVAFEHVGFRYEQDAEEPTLSDITFVAEPGQLIALVGPSGAGKTTLTYLIPRLYDPDEGKVTIDGTDLRDLTMASVSEIVGAVTQETYLLHATIADNLRVAKPEATLEEMVEACRSAAIHDHIDSLPEGYETVVGERGYKLSGGEKQRVAIARAILKNPRILILDEATSALDTHSERLIQKSLKGLMQGRTTFAIAHRLSTILEADLILVLREGRIVEQGRHAELLKKGGLYSKLYHDQFEQEKALEPTQS; this comes from the coding sequence ATGGCCGCACCTCCCGACTCCTCTCGTGCCAACACGAAGAAACTCAACCGCGCCACGCTGAAGCGCGTGATCGGGTTGTTCGCGCCCTACCGCGCCAAGGTGATCCTCACGCTGATCACGGTGATGGTCGGTGTCCTCATGGGCCTCCTGCCGCCCCTGTTCCTGAAGATCATCATCGACGACGGCCTTCAGAAGGGCAACCTGCACACGGTCATGGCGTTCTCGCTCTGGACCGTGCTGATCACCATCGTCGCGGCGGGTGTCACGGTCCTATACGGCTACTGGAGCGTGGTGATCGGCCAGAACATCATGTGCGACCTGCGGAACAACCTGTTCACGCACCTGCAAAGCATGTCGCTCCGGTTCTTCACGGCCACGCGCACCGGCGATATCCAGACCCGCCTGATCAGCGACGTCCAAGGGGTGCAGACGGTGGTCAGCACGACCCTGACCGACGCTCTGTCCAACTTCGGCATCGTCATCTCCGCGCTGATCGCGATGGTCGTGCTCGACTGGCGCCTGACGCTGCTCTCCGTCGGGATGGTGCCGTTCTTCGCGTTCATCGGCTCCTTGGTGGGCGAGTTCGCGCGCAAGGTCCGCAAGGGCACGCAAGAACAAACCAGCGAACTGAACTCGATGATGCAGGAGACGCTCTCGGTCTCCGGGATCCTGCTGACCAAGACGAGCGGACGCCTCGACATGCTCACCCGCCAATTCGACATCGAGAACCGGAAGCTTGCGGGCTGGCAGATCAAGATGCAGCTCCTGCAGTACCTGTTCTTCGGCATGATCCGGCTGATCACCTCGGTCGCGCCGGCGCTGGTCTACTGGCTCGCCGGGTACCTGATCTCCAAAGGCGACGGGACCATCACGATCGGCACAATCGTCGCGTTCACCGCCCTGCAGACCCGTATGTTCTTCCCCATCACGAGCCTGCTCAGCCTCCAGGTGGAGATCATCAGCTCGGTGGCCCTCTTCGACCGTTTGTTCGAGTACCTCGACCTCAAGCGGGACGTCGTCGACCGCCCCGACGCCCGCCCGTTGGCGCCCGGCGAGGTCGAAGGGCGCGTGGCGTTCGAACACGTCGGGTTCCGGTATGAGCAGGACGCCGAGGAGCCCACGCTCTCCGACATCACCTTCGTGGCGGAGCCCGGGCAACTCATCGCACTGGTCGGCCCCTCGGGCGCGGGCAAGACGACCCTCACCTACCTCATCCCCAGGCTCTACGATCCCGATGAGGGCAAGGTGACGATCGACGGGACGGATCTTCGCGATCTCACCATGGCGAGTGTCTCGGAGATCGTGGGCGCGGTCACGCAGGAGACCTACCTGCTCCACGCCACCATCGCCGACAATCTGCGGGTCGCGAAGCCCGAAGCGACGCTCGAGGAGATGGTCGAAGCGTGCCGCTCGGCGGCGATCCACGACCACATCGACTCGCTGCCGGAGGGATACGAGACGGTGGTCGGCGAACGCGGCTACAAACTATCGGGCGGCGAGAAGCAGCGGGTCGCCATCGCACGCGCGATTCTCAAGAACCCGCGCATCCTCATTCTCGACGAGGCGACCTCGGCGCTCGACACGCACTCGGAAAGGCTCATCCAGAAATCGCTGAAGGGGCTCATGCAGGGTCGTACGACGTTTGCGATCGCACACCGGCTCTCGACGATCCTCGAGGCCGACCTCATCCTCGTGCTGCGGGAAGGCCGCATCGTGGAGCAGGGTCGGCACGCCGAGTTGCTCAAGAAGGGCGGCCTGTACTCCAAGCTCTACCACGACCAGTTCGAGCAGGAGAAGGCCCTCGAACCCACCCAGAGCTAG
- a CDS encoding aminopeptidase translates to MLDPRVTRLAELLCTHSTELTSDDTLLVHAFDIPDECVAEIVRVGQSKGAKVLTRLESGIVRRQMMLGMTEANAKTIADAEKFEMDQVTAYIALRGSDNYAELSDIPGATMTMWQKVYAIPVVFETRVPNTKWVALRWPTPGMAQQANMSTEAFEKFYFDVCTLDYAKMEKAAEPLQELMARTDRVHLKGPGTDLEFSIKGIGAVPCSGHRNIPDGECFSCPVRDSMNGTVQYNTVSLYQGTEFKDIRYVVKNGKIVEASAGDQTDKLNEILDTDEGARYFGEWSLGYNPYVLHPMKDTLFDEKIAGSFHLTPGNAYEGPGGNGNKSAIHWDTVCIQRPEYGGGEVWFDGVLVRKDGLFVLPELEGLNPSRLG, encoded by the coding sequence ATGCTCGATCCCCGCGTGACGCGCCTTGCCGAACTGCTCTGCACCCACTCGACCGAACTGACCTCCGACGACACGCTGCTCGTGCATGCGTTCGACATCCCCGACGAGTGCGTGGCGGAGATCGTCCGCGTGGGGCAATCCAAAGGCGCCAAGGTACTCACGCGCCTGGAGAGCGGCATCGTGCGCCGGCAGATGATGCTCGGCATGACCGAGGCCAACGCCAAAACCATCGCCGACGCCGAGAAGTTCGAGATGGACCAGGTGACCGCCTACATCGCGCTGCGCGGCAGCGACAACTACGCGGAGCTTTCGGACATTCCCGGCGCGACCATGACGATGTGGCAGAAGGTGTACGCCATCCCCGTGGTCTTCGAGACGCGCGTGCCCAACACCAAGTGGGTGGCGCTGCGCTGGCCCACCCCCGGCATGGCGCAGCAGGCGAACATGAGCACCGAGGCGTTCGAGAAGTTCTACTTCGACGTCTGCACGCTCGACTACGCGAAGATGGAGAAAGCCGCCGAGCCGCTGCAAGAGCTGATGGCCCGCACCGACCGGGTGCACCTCAAGGGCCCCGGCACCGACCTCGAGTTCTCGATCAAGGGCATCGGGGCCGTGCCGTGCTCGGGGCACCGGAACATCCCGGACGGCGAGTGCTTCTCCTGTCCCGTGCGCGACTCGATGAACGGGACCGTGCAGTACAACACCGTCTCGCTCTACCAGGGCACCGAGTTCAAGGACATCCGCTATGTGGTGAAGAACGGCAAAATCGTCGAGGCGAGCGCGGGCGATCAGACCGACAAACTGAACGAGATCCTCGACACCGACGAGGGGGCGCGCTACTTCGGCGAGTGGTCGCTGGGCTACAACCCCTACGTGCTGCACCCGATGAAGGACACGCTGTTCGACGAGAAGATCGCCGGCTCGTTCCACCTCACGCCGGGCAACGCCTACGAGGGCCCCGGCGGCAACGGCAACAAGTCGGCGATCCACTGGGACACCGTGTGCATCCAGCGCCCGGAGTACGGCGGCGGCGAAGTGTGGTTCGACGGCGTCCTGGTCCGCAAGGACGGCCTCTTTGTGCTTCCGGAACTCGAGGGGCTCAACCCCTCGCGCTTGGGGTGA
- a CDS encoding sugar phosphate nucleotidyltransferase, whose translation MGKGIKAVVMAGGEGSRLRPITSNRPKPLVPIGNRPIMEHILGLLVRHGVTDVVATLHYLANEIRAYFGDGADFGVNLSYSVEEKPLGTAGSVKNAEEFLSGGTFLIVSGDALTDCDLTKALAFHRERKSLATLVLYRVASPLDFGVVITDDEGRIVRFLEKPGWSEVFSDTVNTGIYILEPEVFDTMEPDRRYDWSQDIFPKLLEEGKPIYGYVMGEYWTDVGSLSQYRDAQEHLLAGRVDLPIPGEEIEDGVRVGPNCQIEEGAQLVPPVCLGRNCKIKAGAKIGPYTVLGDNALIERDAVVERSVLWDSAYLGPNVTFQSAIGCSRITIKRDSSVHEDAVIGDRCLVDVDCTIRPRIKLWPDKIIERGSTVTMSLVWGNKWRGNLFRDLGVAGLSNIELTPDFATRLGSAYGSILPPRSVVVSSRDSTRSSRMIKRAVIAALLSVGCDVIDLRSAASPIARYTAAHAGANGAIHVRKLPGNSRVTLMEMFDANGLYLSPSMERKVETAFFREDFTRTDPDDLGELQQMTHAVEQYQRDFFHLLAKPSSKRKLRIVVDYGYTAFASILPAMLAQMGVESVSLNGYNDAKLAPRTPDEVERHVLNLRHFVGSVGYDFGVLLTDEGERLTVVDDKGRLLSGNTLLAVLGTCLAGGEENVSVGLNVAAPTKLQEHLEGLGVRVVRTRADTPSLIHTAVEQGLTLAGDDRGGFVFPEFHPGFDAAFALGKLLALMAPTDGALHEIVEALPTFTLAYEQVRCPWEAKGSVMRRLSEEHLEDPLVERLDGLKIHKDGAWVLILPDAVEPVFHVYAEAPEQAGSDALAKTFVEKIESLQRVPH comes from the coding sequence ATGGGCAAGGGGATCAAGGCGGTGGTCATGGCGGGCGGCGAAGGCTCGCGGCTCCGCCCCATCACGTCCAACCGCCCCAAGCCGCTCGTCCCCATCGGGAACCGCCCGATCATGGAGCACATCCTCGGGCTCCTCGTCCGACACGGGGTCACCGACGTCGTCGCGACGCTGCACTATCTCGCCAACGAGATCCGGGCCTACTTCGGCGATGGTGCGGATTTCGGCGTCAATCTGAGTTACAGCGTCGAGGAGAAGCCTCTTGGTACCGCGGGTTCGGTCAAGAACGCCGAGGAGTTTCTGAGCGGAGGCACGTTCCTCATCGTCTCGGGCGACGCGCTCACAGATTGCGACTTGACCAAGGCCCTCGCGTTCCACCGCGAGAGGAAGAGCCTCGCGACCCTGGTGCTCTACCGCGTCGCCAGCCCCCTGGATTTCGGCGTCGTGATCACCGACGACGAGGGGCGAATCGTGCGTTTCCTCGAAAAGCCGGGCTGGTCCGAGGTGTTCAGCGACACGGTGAACACGGGCATCTACATCCTCGAGCCCGAAGTGTTCGATACGATGGAGCCTGACCGCCGCTACGACTGGAGCCAGGACATCTTCCCCAAGCTGCTTGAGGAGGGCAAGCCCATCTACGGGTACGTGATGGGCGAGTACTGGACCGATGTCGGCTCGCTCTCGCAGTACCGCGATGCCCAGGAGCACCTGCTGGCGGGTCGCGTGGATCTCCCCATTCCCGGCGAGGAGATCGAGGACGGGGTGCGGGTCGGCCCCAACTGCCAGATCGAAGAGGGCGCGCAACTCGTGCCGCCCGTCTGTCTGGGACGGAACTGCAAGATCAAGGCGGGCGCCAAGATTGGGCCGTATACGGTGCTCGGCGACAACGCGTTGATCGAGCGCGACGCCGTGGTGGAGCGCTCGGTCCTGTGGGACAGTGCCTACCTCGGACCCAACGTGACCTTCCAGTCCGCCATCGGATGTTCCCGCATCACGATCAAACGCGACAGCTCGGTGCACGAGGACGCGGTGATCGGCGACCGGTGCCTGGTGGATGTGGACTGCACGATTCGGCCGCGGATCAAGCTATGGCCGGACAAGATCATCGAGCGCGGATCGACGGTCACGATGTCCCTGGTCTGGGGCAACAAGTGGCGCGGCAACCTCTTCCGCGACCTCGGCGTGGCGGGGCTTTCGAACATCGAGCTCACGCCGGACTTCGCCACGCGGCTCGGCTCGGCTTATGGCTCCATCTTGCCGCCCCGCAGCGTAGTGGTCTCGAGCCGGGACAGCACGCGAAGCTCCCGGATGATCAAGCGCGCGGTGATCGCCGCGCTCCTCAGCGTGGGTTGCGACGTGATCGACCTGCGCAGCGCAGCGTCCCCCATCGCGCGGTACACCGCGGCGCACGCGGGCGCCAACGGGGCGATCCACGTGCGCAAGCTGCCCGGCAACTCGCGGGTGACGCTGATGGAGATGTTCGACGCGAACGGCCTCTATCTCTCGCCCTCCATGGAGCGGAAGGTCGAAACCGCCTTCTTCCGCGAGGATTTCACGCGCACCGACCCCGACGACCTGGGCGAACTGCAGCAGATGACCCACGCGGTGGAGCAGTACCAGCGCGATTTTTTCCATCTTCTGGCCAAGCCCAGCTCAAAGCGCAAGCTTCGGATCGTGGTGGATTACGGCTACACGGCCTTCGCGTCCATCCTGCCGGCGATGCTCGCGCAGATGGGGGTGGAGTCCGTTAGCTTGAATGGCTATAACGATGCCAAGCTCGCCCCCCGTACGCCGGACGAGGTGGAGCGGCACGTGCTGAATCTGCGCCACTTCGTGGGTTCGGTGGGCTACGACTTCGGCGTACTGCTCACCGACGAGGGAGAGCGGCTGACCGTCGTGGACGACAAGGGTCGCCTCCTGAGCGGCAATACGCTGCTGGCCGTGTTGGGGACGTGTCTGGCGGGCGGCGAGGAGAACGTCTCCGTCGGGCTCAACGTCGCGGCGCCCACCAAGCTCCAAGAGCACCTCGAGGGATTGGGCGTGAGGGTCGTCCGCACCCGTGCGGACACGCCTTCGCTGATCCACACGGCGGTGGAGCAGGGGCTCACCTTGGCCGGGGATGACCGAGGCGGCTTCGTCTTTCCGGAGTTCCATCCGGGGTTCGATGCCGCCTTTGCGCTCGGCAAACTCCTGGCGTTGATGGCCCCGACCGATGGGGCGCTGCACGAGATCGTGGAGGCCCTCCCCACGTTCACACTGGCCTACGAGCAGGTGCGGTGCCCGTGGGAGGCCAAGGGGTCCGTGATGCGCCGGCTCAGCGAGGAGCATCTGGAGGACCCCTTGGTGGAGCGGCTCGACGGGCTGAAGATCCACAAGGACGGGGCCTGGGTCCTCATCTTGCCCGATGCGGTGGAGCCTGTGTTCCACGTCTACGCGGAGGCGCCGGAGCAAGCAGGGAGCGACGCGCTGGCCAAGACGTTTGTGGAGAAGATCGAGTCACTCCAGCGAGTCCCGCATTAG
- a CDS encoding Gfo/Idh/MocA family oxidoreductase: MKRIGIIGCGAISGIYFENLAKLDGVEVVACADLDLQRCSEVGVRYGVPSAKVEEILADPSVDMILNLTVPKAHHEVSLLALRSGKHVYSEKPLAIELHEGRELLEQAAERGLRIGCAPDTFLGAALQTCRKILDDGMIGDPIGANGFMLCHGHESWHPSPQFYYEFGGGPLYDMGPYYLTALVSLLGPASQVVGMAQTTFPTRTITSRPRNGEVIEVETPTHLVSTIRFDAGAVAQLTTSFDVWATELPCLEVYGTKGSLSVPDPNGFGGSVRVRREGETEWSEVPLVPGCAENGRGLGAWDMAQAIEEDRPHRASGEMAFHVLEIIAGTHRSEKEGRRVELTTRPERPAPL; encoded by the coding sequence ATGAAACGCATCGGCATCATCGGCTGCGGAGCGATCAGCGGCATCTACTTTGAGAACCTGGCGAAGCTCGATGGAGTCGAAGTCGTCGCGTGCGCGGATCTCGACCTGCAACGGTGCTCCGAGGTGGGTGTGCGCTACGGGGTGCCCTCGGCGAAGGTCGAAGAGATCCTCGCCGACCCGTCGGTCGACATGATCCTGAACCTGACGGTGCCCAAGGCGCACCACGAGGTCAGCCTGCTCGCCCTTCGCTCGGGAAAGCACGTCTACTCTGAGAAGCCTTTGGCGATCGAGCTGCACGAGGGGCGAGAGCTTCTGGAGCAGGCTGCCGAAAGGGGACTTCGCATCGGTTGCGCCCCCGACACCTTCCTCGGCGCGGCCCTCCAAACGTGCCGCAAGATTCTGGACGATGGGATGATCGGCGACCCGATCGGGGCGAACGGGTTCATGCTTTGCCACGGCCACGAGTCCTGGCACCCCTCGCCGCAGTTCTACTACGAGTTCGGCGGCGGCCCGCTCTACGACATGGGACCCTACTATCTGACCGCGCTCGTCTCGCTTCTCGGGCCCGCCTCGCAGGTGGTCGGCATGGCCCAAACGACCTTCCCGACGCGAACGATCACCAGCCGCCCCCGCAACGGCGAGGTCATCGAAGTGGAGACCCCGACGCATCTGGTCAGCACCATCCGGTTCGATGCGGGCGCCGTGGCCCAACTCACCACGAGCTTCGACGTGTGGGCCACCGAACTGCCCTGCCTCGAAGTCTACGGGACCAAGGGCTCCCTGAGCGTCCCGGACCCCAACGGCTTCGGCGGCTCGGTGCGGGTGCGGCGCGAAGGCGAAACCGAGTGGTCCGAAGTGCCGCTCGTCCCAGGGTGCGCCGAGAACGGCCGGGGCCTCGGGGCTTGGGACATGGCGCAAGCCATCGAGGAGGACCGCCCGCACCGCGCGAGTGGCGAGATGGCGTTTCACGTGCTGGAGATCATCGCCGGCACACATCGTTCCGAAAAGGAGGGTCGACGCGTGGAGCTCACGACACGCCCGGAACGCCCCGCGCCGTTGTAG
- a CDS encoding type II secretion system GspH family protein, which produces MRQSQRHEPNERLGGENMTIHSRRGFTLLEILTVAVIVALLAGLLAPVLVRAKRSAKDTVALSNLRQCGMAILIYADDHGGIANLPLDTNFPGVLDNMPTCDSQDTWRAGCDSPSIAPMIGSYAYIRNANDFKRPDIWNLTLTVETTPTLLLSVFSANNPPHPFDQDVEPRTITNFMPDRTVRFIADGSAGVTIIGSEGIKDPFSWTLLFSRWMINGSRARSKESGHWRN; this is translated from the coding sequence TTGAGACAGTCCCAGCGTCATGAGCCAAACGAGAGGCTGGGTGGTGAAAACATGACTATTCACTCAAGGCGCGGGTTCACACTGCTCGAAATACTCACCGTGGCGGTGATCGTGGCACTTCTCGCTGGCTTGTTGGCACCTGTGCTTGTTCGCGCAAAGCGCTCGGCGAAGGATACGGTCGCCCTTTCCAACCTGAGACAGTGTGGCATGGCAATTCTCATTTATGCAGATGACCATGGCGGGATAGCGAACCTGCCCCTAGACACTAATTTCCCCGGTGTCTTGGATAATATGCCCACTTGTGATTCGCAAGATACATGGAGAGCAGGTTGCGATTCGCCATCCATTGCACCAATGATCGGCTCCTATGCCTATATCCGCAACGCCAACGACTTCAAGAGGCCGGACATTTGGAATCTCACCCTAACAGTGGAAACGACGCCCACGTTGCTCTTGTCTGTGTTCTCGGCCAATAACCCTCCGCACCCTTTTGATCAGGATGTTGAACCCAGGACCATTACGAACTTCATGCCCGATCGCACAGTAAGGTTCATCGCAGATGGTTCGGCTGGTGTCACGATCATTGGATCAGAAGGCATTAAGGACCCATTTAGTTGGACGCTCCTGTTTAGCAGGTGGATGATCAACGGAAGCAGAGCGAGGAGCAAAGAAAGTGGGCATTGGAGAAACTAG